Genomic DNA from Cucurbita pepo subsp. pepo cultivar mu-cu-16 chromosome LG13, ASM280686v2, whole genome shotgun sequence:
ATTATATTGGATAGGTAAcgataaattaatttaataaaaagaatccaaataaaaattgtttttttctctttttagaaatgcattaattaattgaacatatattttttaaaattaataaataatgaaaaaaaaaattaattaagaccAACCAATATCTACttttactaattaaattttatccttctaataattaaaattagggaATAATTCTGTCATTTGAAACATAATTTAGTGCCTCCCTAATAATATACTAATTTAAGATTTCCctgaaatattaatatcttaatttgaattagtgaataattaactttattattgaattttaattttaaatcaaatgaaatgactccaaaaggaaataataaaaagctataaaaatgcatttttagCTGTCTCATTAATATATTGTGTGGAAATTTattctcaaaaataaaaataaataattttttttttcactttaaattttcataaaaaataaaatcaacaatctcctaaaacccaattcatttaaatgaaaataaataattttgattaaaggaaaatgattaaaatttttgaaatttcaattttataaaaataccaataaaatttaaaacgttAGAACATTTTTAGACAGAACttaattattgtaaaaaaaaatttaaaaatgttaatttataaaatatttatttatttatttttagaaagttaattaagatttaccgtttaatatatattttaattgaaaattattttaaagaggggtagaagaataaataataaaaatataaatattaaaactaaattaaattaaaataaatatatcgtaAATAAAAacgaatttttaaaattaataattaaaatattcaacaaaatctaaatattttcaCCCCTGAAATAGGGTTGTTATGATTtatagaattttttaatatctaaaataattaaaaaaagagtaaatagAGGCCAAAAGGTGGACCCCACAGGTAAACCAGTCCAGTCTATTGAAGAACCGCGTAAAATACAGAGTGCAAAATTATCCTCTACGACGCCCTCATCAGTCATCCCACAATTCTCCACCGTCCGATTAATCCCCTCCTCATCTCGTTGCTCGATCTGGGCCTATTAATTATCTCAACCGTCCAATTTTacacaaaacccaaaaagCTCTGTGATCCCTTCGCCTCCTCTGTCACTCACAAGACCGCCCTTCTTCATCGCCTTTACTCTTTTTTCTCTGCAAATCTCTTAAATTCCTTCATTTTCAATCCGCATTGTTTAAAGGGTCCGATTGGGATTTTCCGATCACccgattcttcttcttcattttcagaAATGAAAGATTCAGAGAAAGTGTTCTGGGATCCGATGAAGAATCCCGCCGGAAACAACCGCATTGCCGCCTTCAATTCTCCGTCCAGAGCCTCCTCTAAGCTTCTCTTGTATCTAATCTTCTTACTCTCTTTCACTTACTTCATTTATTCTCTCAAACTCCTCTCCTCCTCCCGCCCCTGTTCCGACCTTCAATCATTCTccgcctcctcctccgccaccgccaccgccataCATTCACTCCTCAATCTCACCGCCGATGACGCAATTTCACTTCCGCCCCCAATACAGACATTACCCACTACCAATCGGACGGAGATTCAACATGTCGTATTCGGAATCGCTGCGTCGGCGAAGCTGTGGAAACAGAGGAAGGAGTACATCAAGCTTTGGTTCAAACCGGAGGAGATGAGGGGGACGGTTTGGTTGGACCGGAAAGTGAAAACCGATGAGGATTCCAATGACCTCCCGCCGATTAGAATCTCCGGCGATACCTCCAAGTTTGCGTATAAGAACAAACAGGGGCATCGATCGGCGATTCGGATCTCGCGAATCGTGTCGGAAACATTCCGTTTGGGTTTGAAAGACGTGCGGTGGTTTGTAATGGGCGATGACGACACCGTTTTCGTGACCGAGAATTTGGTTAGGGTTTTGAGGAAATATGACCATACGCAATTCCATTACATCGGAAGCCTGTCGGAGAGCCATTTGCAGAACATATACTTCTCGTATTCAATGGCGTACGGCGGCGGTGGGTTTGCCATTAGCTACCCGTTGGCGAAGGCTTTAGTGAAAATGCAGGATCGGTGTATACAGAGGTACCCCGGATTGTACGGGTCCGATGACCGGATGCAGGCTTGTATGGCGGAGCTGGGCGTTCCACTGAGTAAGGAACTCGGATTTCACCAGGTATGATTTTAACTAAATTCTggtttgggtttgtttgttcGTTCCTGGTTTTGGTGGTTCCATTTTGTTACCGACATTTTCTGGAAGCAAAATTCGCTGTGGATGGCCCGAGTTAGGGCGGGTGGTTAGCTAGTCATCTCctcactttttttaaattttttttaaatttttttttttttttaaaaaaaatctttttttaaacagAGAAGCCTTGTTTAAATTTTCTCGTTCGCTGAAGAGACACTAACTAAAGAGACACCAGACACCGAGACGAACGGTCTCTTTCTATGGCAATGTCGAATCTTCATTTCGATTCCTGCAAGAAATTCATAGCTTTCGCTTGATTtaggtgtagaaatctctatTTAAGAATGAGgaatttagaattttgataaataattaattgaaatttgactTAAATTTAGGATTTCATGGAATTTTTGGGtagagtttttctttatttattttttatttttttattttatttttattttttaattatgaccTACTTAAGAATAGGTTCTAGAAGTTAGAAGCAAAGACCAATTGTGGAAGGGATGGAAAGAGGTTTCTCTGTTAACGAAGTTTTGTAGTTTTGTGTACTAGTCAGGCAATGTGCCagaggattgtgagattataagggtatagaaacatCTCCCGAGTAGTAAAGACgctggccctcaaggggggtggattgtgagattattagggtatggaaacctctcccgaaTAGCAAAGACACTGGTCCttaaagaggtggattgtaatattattagggtatggaaatctcttccgAGTAGCGAAACGCTGGCCCtcaagagagtggattgtgagataatAAAGATATGAAAAACTCTCTTAaatagactcgttttaaaactttaggAAACCTTGAAAAATTCTCAATTATAtatcaattttgaatttaaaatgtagtattaaaatagaataaatgataaataaaatttagggtgTTTTTTCAGTTGGGCGAAAATGggtgaaatttttaaatactaaaaaataaaacataaaagtcACCGAAGATCTAGTATTTGCTTGTCGGTATAGTGTGGGACCCACCTTGTCGAAAAGACAAGACCTGTCATAATATTAAAGTTTGTTGTGTAGTGACACGTGTCGTTGATTGCGTGGTCCCCACTCACCTTTTCAACTGGAGTAGTGGAAACTTTGAAAACAATCgtaaaaatgttttgaatttcttaTTTGGTTGTTGTAATTATTGACAATGTTTGTAATTTGAATCTTGTGtttgtattttgaaatttaattgaatgatCCTATCAGTACGATGTCTACGGGAACCTATTCGGCCTGCTCGCTGCCCACCCGATCGCGCCATTCGTGTCGCTTCACCACCTCGACATAGTCGAGCCGATCTTCCCCAACGTCACACGTCTCCAAGCTCTCCAACGTCTTTCAATTCCAATGAAGCTCGATTCAGCAGGTCTAATGCAACAATCCATATGCTACCACAAATCCAACACTTGGACCATTTCCGTCTCGTGGGGCTTCGCCGTCCAAATCTTCCGTGGCATCCTATCGCCGCGTGAAGTCGAAATGCCAGCTAGAACATTCCTCAATTGGTATCGTCGCGCTGATTACAAAGCCTATGCATTCAACACCCGACCCGTCAGTCGAAATCCATGCCAGAAGGCATTCGTGTTTTACTTGTCCAATGCTGCTGCACAAATGAACTCGACGACAGGGCAGACGGTCAGCAAGTATACTCGACACCGAGTGACACAGCCGTCGTGCAAGTGGAAGAGCCCGAACCCAGGTCGCATCGACATCGTCAAGGTGGTGAAGAAGGCAGACCCGAAGTTGTGGGACAGAGTAAGTAGTTTGTATAAAAAAGACATTAAAAATGGTGTTTGAAAGCTTTTGGGAATGATTATGgttgtgttgtgttttttGCAGTCTCCGAGGAGAAACTGTTGCAGAGTGATGAAATCAAAggagaagaagacgatgatggTGGAAGTTGGAATATGCAGAGAAGGTGAAATCAGTGAAGTTTAATTAATGGAGattcatcttttttattttcttttcttttttcataattttttctatGTATTTGAATATACAAATTAAGGCTGTATTCCATtactttatatataattttatctaaattattgtACAATTTTCACTAATTTAGTATGTAAAACAACGTGAACACCCCCTCGTGCCTGactctggtaccatttgtaacagttcaagcccaccactagccaaccaacgtgggatctcacaattcacccgcTTGGGATCTAGTGTCCTTAGTGGAACACCATgtgggtccagcgtcctcgctggaaCACCActcggtatctggctctggcaccatttgtaatagccctagcccaccactagccgggatctcacaatccactccttatGGGTCTCCTCGCTGAAACATCActcggtatctggctctggtaccatttgtaatagcccaagcctactactagttgagatctcacaatccaccctttgtGGGTTCCGCATCCTAACACACTCGGTATCTGactctggtaccatttgtaatagctcaatcCCATCACTAgctaggatctcacaatccatcccttgtGGGTCTAGCATTCTCGGTGGAACGCCATTCGGTGTCTAGCTGTGGTACCATTTATATCAGCTcaaactcactgctagcaaatattatctgttttgaccgtacatatcgttgtcagcatcacggttttaaaatgtggtgAGCTTTAAACTGGGCTTTTGTATTTGTTAAAAGCCCATTTATCATTGCTTGATGTTTGTGGGTTTAATCCAGTCATGCCTCAAAAGTGTAGTAAAAAACGGACTTAAGTATCCaacaaaaggtgtactttgttcaagggctccacAGGCCTTAGGGGAGGCTcatggtatactttgttcgagtggAGAATTGttggagaggagtcccacagtGGCTAATTAAGTGAAAGATCACGGGTTTAAAGTGAAGAATACTATATCCATTACTATGAGGCTTTTCTAccgaaaccaaaagtaaagtcataactacttatgctcaaagtagacaatatcataccattgtaaaCGGTCGTGATTCCTAGCAGAGATCAAACTGTTAACGTTTAGAACGAGAATTGATATCTTATAACtgaactatgctcaaattgaaAAGTTATTTACTGATAACCCGACTGAAAGTTGTTCCGACTATTCAACTCTCTTCCACAAATGCATCTAATATATCTCCACCACACATTCAATACTAAATGCAAAGATAAATGATATTGAACTGAAAGAATAACACCATTTTTGAAGCTTAGAATGAGATGGAGAAATAAAGAGTGAAACAAGTAgcaataattaataatctaGCCCTCTCCCAAGTATATAATAAGGCTTTATGTATATTATGTATTGGAGTATTTGAAGCTATTCGGTTTCCTATACCTAAAAAATCATAGTTTTCGGCTGACCCATTTGATCTTTTCGGCTGATTTCGAGGTCATTACCCGGCCAAATCATGAAGCAATTGAGCACCCATCAAGTTTCTATAAGGAAGATTCTGAGTCGTTTCTCCATCTAAAAGAGAATATTGAACTGGTTGGCATTCTTCGATATGATCTcttgtgaagaaaatggagCTTTGAGTCGCTGTTGCGGCTGATGTCACTGGTGAGAAGGCGATGCTCACACCTTCGCTGACGTTCTTCCCGCCTGCTGCATGTTGTTGTAACCCTAATGTCAACGACACACTGCTACTACTCCCGTTGTTGAAATGttgattgttgttgttgaggtACGAGGAAACTCCGCAGCTATCGTGGTTGTAGGACGAGAAGTCGAGCTCCACCATGCCGAATGCATCGGTAGCAATCCGCCCAAAGGTATGGTTATGGTTGTTGTGGACGTGTTGCCCTTGATGGTTTTGCATGGCTTTCATGGCTCTTGAATCATTCTTCTCTGAGTTATTAGAGATGATCGAAGAGAGACCTTCCGAATCTATTCTTAGGAGTTGGTCCGACGTCGGCTTCCGATCCTCCACCCCCGTCGGGATCGATCGTTGACCGTCGATCTCGTCGTCGAAATCCATCATCCCGTCGAAAGAGTTGTTGCCATTGTTGTTCATGTTGTTGAAGTTGGTGTTATCAATTTCTTCTACTTGTTCCTTTGTTTCCTCTAAATACATCTCCTCCACCATTGGCTTCCACAGCCTCACCCTCGCATTAATGAACCAATTCGACACCTAAACCAatgacaaacaaaaacatcacAAGACAAACATCCCAAGACAACAAAAACCAAATCTAATCATTACCCATTTCATAAAAATGAGGTTTAAACGCTTATAATTCatcaaatcattaaaaaaaatgtggggTTTTCTAAGAATTGTCTTGGGACTTGCCTGGCTTCTTGAGAGACCAGTTTGGCGAGATAAAATGTGTTTATCCACATCGCTAGGGTATCTACAAAAGTTCCGACAACATTAATCGAAGAGatttaaatatagaattaaacGTCTTATAAGTTAACCATGCATCCAAAAAATTCGAGTACTTGATCAAACAGCTTCGATTTTGATACCAAAATTGTTCGATCGAGTACTCGAAACTTAAAGTATGAAGCGAGAGAGTCATTACGGGTGAAGAAAGTGTTCGAAAAGCCAAGCACGAAGAACCGAGACAGAACGCTCGGGGAGGCCACGTTGAGGGCGCCAAGGATGGCTTTCCATGACACTGATTTGATGGAAAGCTCTTTGTTGCCTTAAGGCTTGATCAATCACTCTAAGCCTTGGCGTTTCTCCTCTTGTGGTACCAGGTGCAATTGGATCCTTTTCTCCCATTGCCTTTTTTGTGGCTTGAATTTGCCCCACAATTCCATCTTTTAGGCTCCTAAAATGCTTCGACATCGCTTTCGATGCCAACGCCGAGTACACCCTCGCCGCCCCATTCCCGGCCACCGCTTCGAACGACGCCACCACCGCCTTCATTTGCTCGCAATAATGCCTATACCTTCTTTCAACCTACAAAGATCAAATCTTTTTAAGTACCCAGATACCGATTTATCAACTTcagagttcataactcaactaAACGCCCCGAGCGGCCCATAGGAATTTAAAGTTTGGATTTTTACTCCGACCCATTTGAAGTAAAGGGCGGTTATGTAATTTTACCTCTTCAAGCAAGGAAAAAAGCTtggtttttctcttttgcaatTCCATGAAATCAAGCGATTGAAGAGAGGAGTTGGTAGAAGAAATGGCTTGGTTTTGGTGCCTATTGTTCATATCATTGGTGATTTCAAGGCTACAAAACTCATAAAGAAGCTCTTGAGTTGGGGCCAAGAATTTGGAGTTTCGAAGCTGAAATATGGCCAAAGATGATTGTTGGGTTCTTAATTCAAAGGATTGTAAGCCAATAGAAGAAGGATTAGTGGAACTAAGAGACAAAGAAAGGCCATGGCTTGGTCTCTCGTTTGCTTCACATGGAAACACACATCTCAACGACGAAtcagccgccgccgccgtcccCCAAGGCCCAACCACCATCAAGTGGTGATGAAACTCAtcatcgccgccgccgccagaCTCGTTGTTCACTTGCAAATTGAACATCTCCGCCGGTTCGGTGCTGGATCCAAATCCGGGTTGGATCTGGTTGGAATTGTAATAAAATCCACCAACAACCATCTCGTTTGATTTGTCTTCTCCAGCCatgaactaaaaagaaaaagggtttgTTTCAAATCCGACAGCTTCTTGTCGTTCCTTTTTTCTTGGGATCTAAGCTgcaaaaaccaaaacaaaattaaacccACTTGAATTCATGGATTTAAGGTATTGGGTagaaaaaagtttcaatttttatcgagtgtagagagagaagagaagaaaccCATATAAGGAGGAGGACGGCGGCGGCGTAGGCGGCGGCGACGGTGGAGGAATCTTTGTGGGGGTGGTTTCTAATTTGTGAAGTGAATTGGGAGAGAAAGaggtataataataataacgatgatgatcatgggttGTACTCTTACAacacttttctctctcctctgctCTGAAAATCTGttgtttttggttgtttttgtgTTAATGGGCGAATTCAGAAAGGGATAAATTGGTCGAAAATAGGGTTCCTAGAAACAAAGACAGAGAAtcattaatgttttttttttttattattattaaaaaaaaataataaaaataaaaaagatgattACTTTATGAagaagtagagagagaaagtgaagGAGCCGCCATTGTTACGATCTCCAATGGTGAAATTCCATGGATTCAATGGAAGAACAAGGGAGATGTGGGCAGGCTTTTTCAGAGAGATTGGGAGAGATTGGGAGAGAtttacagagagagagagaaatgttCCCAAAATGAGGGACTGTGGGAAGGgaagagaggagaggagaggggATGAGGTGGTCCTGTCATGGCCATCTAATTCTCATTTAATGCCTCTATTAAACCCCTTCCCCCCCACCCAATTCCCCTCTCTTCCAAATATTATACCCCAAACTCCACTCCACGCGCTCCCCGACCCACCCGTCTCGGTACCTTataaatctttaaactttttccGAGCCATATATGAGAATAAGATGTCTCAGAATATAGTCTCGGTGGAATAGTCAGCAAGAGTGAACAATTAGAATGGACCGACGAAGCTAAAGAAGAACCGTCTGAGATTTAGAGTAAATCAAATGAATATGTACCGATCAAGTAGGGTCTATTGGCTTGACCTCTATTTACGGGAAAATCATCACTTTTcgttaaaaaaattcacataTAATTTGAGAGATCGAAGCGCTCCCTTAAACAAAtacgaaagaaagaaaataaaatagcttgaaaatattatatatatagtttgtttaattttaataagtcaaattatttaatatagtttttggatttatttttgtaattaatattaataattattctcaattaaataattttaataaaattatataaatttttaatacgGTCATACAATAGAAAATAGGGAGGAACGttgaaaaactttataaacataaaattaagtaattattaattattttaaaaaattgagaaatttatttcacacaaaattaaaaatctagacatttattagataatttggatggaaaaaatttaaaaattaaatttataatttaacgtACATTTATTTTGGCATGTTATGGCtagttaattttattatatcaatttatgAGCATATAATAAATTGCCGTGGAACAAATGTCTGCCACGTCATTATGGGAACTATTGCTTGGATGTTGGTCTTACCTTACATAATTTTCTCCCagtcatatttaaaattaattaacaattaaataaagagctaaaattaaaagcaaaattaAGTATCGTACGAACACCGTTTCAATGCTATTGTCACGACCCATCAGCATCGCTCGACGTCATGAATCcttgtttcatattttttttaaatgtttcgtGAATAATTTGTCTTTTAATCCATGACActgaaaatacaataaacaGCCTCTCGATACTACtcgattttttaatattaaaacttgATATCGTACActtgtaaaaaatatatatatatatatattttgaaattattattttctaataaaattaggaaatattattctaattataaataaaatagttttgaaaaaaaagataaaaacacaataataaatttaattttgaaaaaagttttatactttttaaaaccatataattattagtatttttttatattaaaatttgtatttttatcgAAAATCAAAAGGAGTGTGGTGTACGCgcggagagagagagtggaaAAGGGAATAAATTTTTGTGTGCAAAAGCATGTGGTCCTATTAAACCCAACCTTTCTCCGCCGTTTACTAATTTCTCCCCTATGCCCATTACGTCATCATTTCTACTAACCTACGCCATCCTACTCTCGGCGCAATTTAGAAATcccacatttttaaaataacaataaattaaatactcAATTACAGACCATATTTTGTCTCCATTCATATACTGGATAATAAagttaatcaaaataaaattactccAAACCCGAACacatgtaattttaaaattcttaattcagccacaaaaaaatgaaagcacGAGTTCATATATATACCTCTCATTTATTCAAACAtcgtaaaatattaaaaaaacaaaaaaaatacaatacaacattttaaacatttttttaaaattcaaacgtCTGAACTCTTAAccaatgatatatattttatgtcacgtgaaatttaaaatttgagaaataaaataatttaaccttaaaaaaaacaagaacaataataagagagagaaagagggtaTAATCCTGTGCAGCAGCGTACTGACAcgaaaactaaagaaaattgAACAGCTTTTCTCACAATTCGAAACTTGTTACTACGTAGGATggtccttctttccttttgttccaaaaacatattttaatattttatttatttatttatttataattcatctaaataataataaatatttattttaatattttagttatttataattaaatattaaaaatcaaatactaaaaaaaataatattaagatatattccataaataatatatatctgacgataaatatctttattaatttagcgttgatattattattattattatttttttttttttcgcatgGACCATTCTAGTTTACTTTATAGAAGGCAGGCAGCTTTGCTATAAACCCtcctttcattcatttttgttctGACCAGGAGTTCCATTTTGGGATCAATATTTTCCCCCAACCCATTTattcaaatctttttaaattattccaattttccattttttttcgtctaacccaactcgaaaaCATCAGATCTTTCTTATCCAAAAAATTCGAATACTCTTTTTCCGTCCCGGGATAACGTTATTCTTTATAGGGTTTGAGTAATTATTGGTTTGCAAGATTCGTTCACGAGCGTTTCAACTCGCATTCCGTACCCCCATTCAAAACGAGCTTCTGCAAGGCTCTAGACCTCTTACCGATGTTAATGGACGCTAGAATCTCGAGCTTGTCACCGTCCTATTTCTAAtcaagagtttaattaatgtaattagggttttgtggaGATTGTTTGAAATTGATAGGGTATATTCAATGCTAATTAAAACCATATAATCATCATTAACCTATACTAATCACTAAATTAATCATCCTAAGTGACTTAATgtcttatttaattatgttaaaCTCGACTTGATTTTTAATGAATGATAGCAACGTTTCACGTTTCATTTCTTAACTATACCTATGATACTCTTAGTAATAATGGCTCgaccaataaaatttaaactcttTTGCTCTACTTATATTAGAATAGGCTATACTATCGAcgttttaattatatttcaggttcgttttagggttttgagaaAAAACGGGGGTTTTTTGGCCTAGAAAAATTGGTGGTTTTATTGCTTCTAAAACTGTCTACAAAAtgatttagaaatatttttggaaaataagaaacgaaaaatgagaaattagaACGACCGAACACCTTCTAGAAGCTTTTAGGTTTGTTTCGTAAATAAACgagaatttctttttaatgaaaCCCTAAAACTAGTTTTAGTAggttgaaagaagaaatttgttgagcaatttattgaattttttaaatttgattgggACTTTGAAGAATTGGATGTTCGATATGATATAGTTTTCTTAAGAAATTAAgcatatatttacaaaattaccCTTAACCGAGCgactcaaatttaatttattttatttggcaGATAAgaatacatttaaattaaattctcGAGTGAATTTTCATTCAGATCGAGGTGTAGATTTCTTCTGGGATCAGATCTCTACCTTTGACGTCTGCAAAAATAAGtgaagaattttaaaaattatatagcGATAGAgatgaagacgaagaagacTTCGGGTCTCGACTAGGTTCGATAGGCACGGAATTGACATGTCTAatagtttgaattttattcttttaatttgcaACATTTAGAGTTGCCACGTCATCACACTTCGTAAATGTGGGCCACTCACACCATTTACTAGTGGCCCCCACCTCCCATGAGATTGTCCTCTAAAATCAACGGCCTATATTCACCGGAATACTCCTGTTTTCACTTTGGATGactttttagaaattttttttttaaaaaaatgtcagtAAAAACAAATTAACTCAGTAATtttcacaaataaataatattgtcATATTGCGAAATATGCAAATAAATGTCGAGAcatcaaatattaaatcttaatgTAAATACTGGGCATGAGTTTTTACATCTGGTATCAGAGTAGGAATCTCTCTCAGTAAGATACAgtttgagaaaaaattaaaataggcaTCAGTATCAGAGTAGGAATCTTTCTCGATAAGATACCGTTCgagaacaaattaaaataggcatgaattgaaactacatcgaataaaaataattataataaaataattttatgttgggtcAACTAGTAAAAATGGAGtgttataatttataatttatttagagtGAGgcatatttgttaaaaataaataaataaataataataataaataatagagaaaaaagaaaatgacgtAGGGTAGGATAGGAGAAAACACGtgtgagaaataaaataattgacagaagaataaacattaaaaaaaaaaaaaaggatatataaaataaattaaaggaatattataataaaatagaaagaaaaataaaaccacCCTAGCTCCCACGAAAGGTGACTCACCGACACTACAAAAGTCAAAGAAAACGACAAAAACAAACGTTTCGTTTGAGAAAGGCAAGGCTAATTTATAAATGTCTACGTGgaatattcatttaataattttcactccatattttaattatttttttaacttccaACTTTTTTCATCTTATTAGGGACATGgtaatataatattcatttttatatgatGTGAATAttgattatttcaaaattaaatacatatttttaaataaaataaccaaaGAAATGACCattaattaactttatatACAGATAGTTTAACCGTTCAATTTAaacactaaattttaaattaaaatacgaAGTGAGTCgtaatttgttaataaataaaatctctaaattaaagaataatattCTCGAAGTCAatagataattaatttaattagaagacttacattaaattttattttagcgaggatttgtttggtttaatttggaaaattcccatgaaattaaagttttatttttattttttatgtttaaaatatgatttccaTTGATTTTGACTTAAATATatgaattgaaattggtgttacACTTTAAGGGAACACTCAAaagaattcttttttttttttttctcctattttATGGGAGAAAGATAAACATGAGGCTTCAATTTATAAATCCATACTTTTAATTgtagttaatttaattttttttttcatacgagacaattatatatatttatttaatttcataattacttatttgattttctcttaaaaataaaattttaattattgaaaatgtaatttttaatggtttatttttatttctccattaaaataaataatggttataaaacaattttatttctagaAA
This window encodes:
- the LOC111809079 gene encoding homeobox protein BEL1 homolog, coding for MAGEDKSNEMVVGGFYYNSNQIQPGFGSSTEPAEMFNLQVNNESGGGGDDEFHHHLMVVGPWGTAAAADSSLRCVFPCEANERPSHGLSLSLSSTNPSSIGLQSFELRTQQSSLAIFQLRNSKFLAPTQELLYEFCSLEITNDMNNRHQNQAISSTNSSLQSLDFMELQKRKTKLFSLLEEVERRYRHYCEQMKAVVASFEAVAGNGAARVYSALASKAMSKHFRSLKDGIVGQIQATKKAMGEKDPIAPGTTRGETPRLRVIDQALRQQRAFHQISVMESHPWRPQRGLPERSVSVLRAWLFEHFLHPYPSDVDKHILSRQTGLSRSQVSNWFINARVRLWKPMVEEMYLEETKEQVEEIDNTNFNNMNNNGNNSFDGMMDFDDEIDGQRSIPTGVEDRKPTSDQLLRIDSEGLSSIISNNSEKNDSRAMKAMQNHQGQHVHNNHNHTFGRIATDAFGMVELDFSSYNHDSCGVSSYLNNNNQHFNNGSSSSVSLTLGLQQHAAGGKNVSEGVSIAFSPVTSAATATQSSIFFTRDHIEECQPVQYSLLDGETTQNLPYRNLMGAQLLHDLAG
- the LOC111808947 gene encoding uncharacterized protein LOC111808947, whose protein sequence is MKDSEKVFWDPMKNPAGNNRIAAFNSPSRASSKLLLYLIFLLSFTYFIYSLKLLSSSRPCSDLQSFSASSSATATAIHSLLNLTADDAISLPPPIQTLPTTNRTEIQHVVFGIAASAKLWKQRKEYIKLWFKPEEMRGTVWLDRKVKTDEDSNDLPPIRISGDTSKFAYKNKQGHRSAIRISRIVSETFRLGLKDVRWFVMGDDDTVFVTENLVRVLRKYDHTQFHYIGSLSESHLQNIYFSYSMAYGGGGFAISYPLAKALVKMQDRCIQRYPGLYGSDDRMQACMAELGVPLSKELGFHQYDVYGNLFGLLAAHPIAPFVSLHHLDIVEPIFPNVTRLQALQRLSIPMKLDSAGLMQQSICYHKSNTWTISVSWGFAVQIFRGILSPREVEMPARTFLNWYRRADYKAYAFNTRPVSRNPCQKAFVFYLSNAAAQMNSTTGQTVSKYTRHRVTQPSCKWKSPNPGRIDIVKVVKKADPKLWDRSPRRNCCRVMKSKEKKTMMVEVGICREGEISEV